One part of the Streptomyces lydicus genome encodes these proteins:
- a CDS encoding class I SAM-dependent methyltransferase — MTLLHDGELSAAFDHAARRYDLLTAVNPGYRADLRRSARRLRLPGGGDRLRLLDLGCGTGASTAALLAAVPHAEIVAVDASAGMLARAAAKPWPPGVSFVHAPAEGLAGAGIAGGFDAVFAAYLFRNVTDPDAVLAAVRTALKPGGRLAVHEYTLSGSAAHRAVWTAVCRGIVLPAGRLVGDGGLYRHLWHSVLAFDTVHEFTARLRRTGFHRVRALPLPGWQTGITHTVVAAAPDVRRENP, encoded by the coding sequence ATGACACTGCTGCACGACGGTGAGCTGTCCGCCGCCTTCGATCACGCCGCACGCCGCTACGACCTGCTCACCGCGGTCAACCCCGGCTACCGCGCCGACCTCCGGCGCTCCGCCCGCCGCCTGCGGCTGCCCGGTGGGGGCGACCGGCTGCGGCTGCTGGACCTGGGCTGCGGCACCGGGGCGTCGACGGCGGCGCTGCTCGCGGCCGTCCCGCACGCCGAGATCGTCGCCGTCGACGCGTCGGCGGGCATGCTGGCACGCGCGGCGGCCAAACCCTGGCCACCCGGCGTCTCCTTCGTGCACGCACCCGCCGAGGGCCTGGCCGGCGCCGGGATCGCCGGCGGCTTCGACGCCGTCTTCGCCGCGTACCTCTTCCGCAACGTCACCGACCCGGACGCGGTCCTCGCGGCCGTCCGCACGGCACTGAAGCCGGGCGGGCGGCTGGCCGTCCACGAGTACACGCTGTCCGGCAGCGCCGCGCACCGCGCCGTATGGACCGCGGTGTGCCGGGGCATCGTGCTGCCGGCCGGCCGCCTGGTGGGCGACGGCGGCCTCTACCGGCACCTGTGGCACAGCGTCCTCGCCTTCGACACCGTCCACGAATTCACCGCCCGCCTGCGGCGCACCGGTTTCCACCGGGTGCGGGCGCTGCCGCTGCCCGGGTGGCAGACCGGCATCACCCACACCGTCGTCGCCGCCGCACCGGACGTCCGCCGGGAGAATCCATGA